In the genome of Actinomadura graeca, one region contains:
- a CDS encoding ABC transporter permease, giving the protein MTTGILRPAAAADTAPRTVPDTAGRRALARGVKVADLVVRAAAVLFLGVPILCVVVLSFSNAEVLQFPPEEWGLRQYRSFFGSGTWIDAMVLSFKLATVSAAISLLIGIPAVFALHRSRLPLKGLLQAIGLSPLVIPGVAYAVALYTLFVQFRLTSNLGALVLTYAVHGLPFVLLILGSAMARLPAETELVAMTLGASRPRAMVGITLRQLLPAIGAAYIFAFITGFDEAVLINFLGGPGTVTLPKAIFDNVKTGLDPNITAIATLLMAGTGVVGSLAFMLRRKV; this is encoded by the coding sequence ATGACGACCGGCATCCTGCGGCCGGCGGCCGCAGCCGACACCGCCCCGCGGACCGTGCCCGACACGGCGGGGCGCCGGGCCCTCGCCCGCGGCGTGAAGGTGGCCGACCTCGTCGTGCGCGCGGCCGCGGTGCTGTTCCTCGGCGTCCCGATCCTGTGCGTCGTCGTGCTGTCCTTCTCCAACGCCGAGGTGCTCCAGTTCCCGCCCGAGGAATGGGGGCTGCGGCAGTACCGGTCGTTCTTCGGCTCGGGCACCTGGATCGACGCGATGGTGCTGTCGTTCAAGCTGGCGACCGTCTCGGCGGCGATCTCGCTGCTGATCGGCATCCCGGCGGTGTTCGCGCTGCACCGGTCGCGGCTGCCGCTGAAGGGGCTGCTGCAGGCCATCGGCCTGAGCCCGCTGGTCATCCCGGGCGTCGCCTACGCCGTGGCGCTGTACACGCTGTTCGTGCAGTTCCGGCTCACGAGCAACCTCGGGGCGCTCGTGCTGACCTACGCGGTGCACGGGCTGCCGTTCGTGCTGCTGATCCTCGGCTCGGCGATGGCCCGGCTGCCCGCGGAGACCGAGCTGGTCGCGATGACCCTCGGCGCGTCACGGCCGCGGGCCATGGTCGGGATCACCCTGCGGCAGCTGCTGCCGGCCATCGGGGCGGCCTACATCTTCGCGTTCATCACCGGCTTCGACGAGGCGGTGCTCATCAACTTCCTCGGCGGGCCGGGGACCGTGACGCTCCCGAAGGCCATCTTCGACAACGTCAAGACCGGACTGGATCCCAACATCACCGCGATCGCGACCCTGCTCATGGCGGGCACCGGAGTCGTCGGCTCGCTCGCATTCATGCTGCGGAGGAAGGTATGA
- a CDS encoding enoyl-CoA hydratase/isomerase family protein has product MSTEPLRTDVNGPVGLVEIRRPHRRNAIDSAAATLLAEAVARLDADPGVTAIVLCGEGGDLSSGADTGEPAPDPAAVPWRETPHARLLRAVRTTALPVVAAVEGWALGLGLGLAGACTYAVAGSSARFGFPEARSGYFPMGAVPNVVRRVRPDVVLRWALTGRYFDTEEAAAHGLVTDAVPAGQALAAALDLAAALGSAPRHVVTEGMAWLRQWADHAARPLDEWSEARMTFEGPPARPPR; this is encoded by the coding sequence GTGAGTACCGAACCGCTGCGTACCGATGTGAACGGCCCGGTGGGGCTGGTCGAGATCCGCAGGCCGCACCGGCGCAACGCCATCGACTCGGCGGCCGCGACGCTCCTGGCCGAGGCGGTCGCCCGCCTCGACGCCGACCCCGGCGTCACCGCGATCGTGCTGTGCGGCGAGGGCGGCGACCTCTCCTCGGGGGCCGACACGGGCGAGCCCGCGCCGGACCCGGCGGCCGTCCCGTGGCGCGAGACACCTCATGCGCGGCTGCTCCGCGCCGTGCGCACCACCGCGCTGCCGGTCGTCGCCGCGGTCGAGGGCTGGGCGCTCGGCCTGGGGCTCGGCCTCGCCGGCGCGTGCACGTACGCCGTGGCCGGCTCCTCGGCCCGCTTCGGGTTCCCCGAGGCGCGGTCCGGATACTTCCCGATGGGCGCGGTGCCCAACGTGGTCCGCCGGGTCCGGCCGGACGTCGTGCTGCGCTGGGCGCTGACCGGCCGGTACTTCGACACCGAGGAGGCCGCGGCGCACGGCCTGGTCACCGACGCCGTGCCCGCCGGGCAGGCGCTCGCGGCCGCCCTCGACCTCGCCGCCGCGCTCGGCTCGGCCCCCCGCCACGTTGTGACCGAGGGCATGGCGTGGCTGCGGCAGTGGGCCGACCACGCCGCCCGGCCGCTCGACGAGTGGTCGGAGGCGCGCATGACCTTCGAGGGGCCGCCCGCGCGGCCGCCGCGGTGA
- a CDS encoding amidase: protein MTPPLPLTIEDAAAELRAGTVTSADLTRTVLDRIARLDGGLGAYVTVCGTEALAAAEEADADFARGRDRSPLQGIPLVVKDVIATRDAPTRANSEVLDPGWGGGADAPAVARLRAAGSVLLGKATTNEFACGLPAEPAHGGTARFPFPRNPWNPGHTPMGSSSGTAIAVSAGLALGGLGTDTGGSVRGPAGANGHTGLKVTFGRVPKSGVVPCAFSLDTVGPMARSAYDCALILDAVAGHDPGDPYSSPVPAGRYAEHTRGGGADGIRIGVPTRYFLDSPLLDGEVRGGVLRAAGELARAGATLTDVVVAHAQEANDANNITFLSEAFAYHRKNLVGRWDEYGRSTRELLARAAFFTGADYVQAQRVRALFRRVLAKVFAEVDVLLTPVALTAAAPIASADMAAALTRPGFHGLWNAAGLPAAAVPCGFTATGLPLSFQVVGRPFGESTVLRVADAYQRSTDWHLRVPPAAREGVAHQSPAHQRVAHREIARSSHTAREGAG from the coding sequence ATGACACCGCCCCTGCCGCTGACCATCGAGGACGCCGCCGCCGAGCTGCGCGCCGGCACGGTGACCTCGGCGGACCTGACGCGGACGGTGCTCGACCGGATCGCGCGGCTCGACGGCGGGCTGGGCGCCTACGTCACCGTGTGCGGGACGGAGGCGCTCGCGGCGGCGGAGGAGGCCGACGCGGACTTCGCGCGCGGCCGCGACCGGTCGCCGCTCCAGGGGATCCCCCTGGTGGTCAAGGACGTCATCGCCACCCGCGACGCCCCGACCCGGGCCAACAGCGAGGTCCTCGACCCCGGCTGGGGCGGCGGCGCGGACGCTCCGGCCGTGGCGCGGCTGCGCGCGGCGGGAAGCGTCCTGCTCGGCAAGGCCACGACGAACGAGTTCGCCTGCGGCCTTCCCGCCGAGCCCGCGCACGGCGGCACGGCGCGTTTCCCGTTCCCCCGCAACCCCTGGAACCCCGGCCACACGCCGATGGGGTCGAGCTCGGGGACGGCCATCGCGGTCAGCGCGGGGCTGGCGCTGGGCGGGCTCGGCACCGACACGGGCGGGTCGGTGCGCGGCCCGGCCGGCGCGAACGGCCACACCGGGCTGAAGGTCACCTTCGGCCGGGTGCCCAAGAGCGGCGTCGTCCCGTGCGCGTTCAGCCTCGACACCGTCGGGCCGATGGCCCGCAGCGCCTACGACTGCGCGCTGATCCTCGACGCCGTCGCCGGCCACGACCCCGGCGACCCGTACTCCTCGCCGGTTCCGGCCGGCCGCTACGCCGAGCACACGCGCGGGGGCGGGGCCGACGGCATCCGGATCGGCGTGCCGACACGGTACTTCCTGGACTCGCCGCTGCTCGACGGCGAGGTCCGCGGCGGCGTGCTGCGCGCCGCCGGCGAGCTGGCGCGGGCCGGCGCGACGCTCACCGACGTCGTCGTGGCCCACGCGCAGGAGGCGAACGACGCGAACAACATCACGTTCCTCTCCGAGGCGTTCGCCTACCACCGGAAGAACCTGGTGGGCAGGTGGGACGAGTACGGGCGGTCGACCCGCGAGCTGCTCGCGCGCGCCGCGTTCTTCACCGGCGCCGACTACGTCCAGGCCCAGCGGGTCCGGGCGCTGTTCCGGCGGGTCCTGGCGAAGGTCTTCGCGGAGGTCGACGTCCTCCTCACACCGGTGGCGCTCACCGCCGCCGCGCCGATCGCGTCGGCCGACATGGCCGCCGCGCTGACGCGGCCGGGATTCCACGGACTGTGGAACGCCGCCGGGCTCCCCGCGGCCGCCGTGCCCTGCGGCTTCACCGCGACCGGACTGCCCCTGTCGTTCCAGGTGGTGGGCCGGCCGTTCGGTGAGAGCACGGTACTGCGCGTCGCCGACGCCTACCAGCGGAGCACCGACTGGCACCTCAGGGTGCCGCCGGCCGCCCGCGAGGGGGTCGCGCACCAGAGTCCGGCACACCAGAGGGTCGCGCACCGGGAGATCGCACGGTCATCGCACACGGCACGAGAAGGAGCAGGATGA
- a CDS encoding ABC transporter ATP-binding protein, which translates to MNVRARKEPRQEAGTGPGPAATPAPAGLELRGLIKRFGGTEALRGIDLVADRGSFVTVLGPSGSGKTTILRVVAGFLAPDRGEVLIDGRDVTRVPPASREIGMVFQNYALFPHMTAADNIAYGLKMRRRPKQDRERRVAEMLELVGMGALGGRLPRELSGGQQQRVAVARALAFRPQLLLMDEPLGALDRELRMRMAVELRRLHQEAAATTVYVTHDREEALTLSDWIVIMHDGRIDATGTAEELYTRPRNGFVASFFGGHNVAEATLAGVTGGRARVGFAGRDIEVACGQPLESAERVGLSIPEEALSLAPAGSAPARLDLHVLDDLYLGNAVRVTVRTAEGVPLRATLPRDARESIRHGGTLTAYLDTTQVVAVPHER; encoded by the coding sequence ATGAACGTCAGGGCACGGAAGGAGCCGCGGCAGGAGGCCGGGACCGGACCCGGACCCGCCGCGACACCCGCGCCGGCCGGGCTGGAACTGCGCGGCCTGATCAAGCGCTTCGGCGGCACCGAGGCGCTGCGCGGCATCGACCTGGTCGCCGACCGCGGCAGCTTCGTCACGGTCCTCGGGCCGAGCGGCTCGGGGAAGACAACGATCCTGCGGGTCGTCGCCGGGTTCCTCGCCCCCGACCGCGGCGAGGTCCTCATCGACGGCCGGGACGTCACCCGTGTGCCGCCGGCGTCGCGCGAGATCGGGATGGTGTTCCAGAACTACGCGCTGTTCCCGCATATGACCGCCGCGGACAACATCGCCTACGGGCTGAAGATGCGCCGCCGGCCGAAGCAGGACCGCGAACGGCGGGTCGCCGAGATGCTGGAGCTCGTCGGGATGGGCGCGCTGGGCGGCCGGCTGCCGCGGGAGCTGTCGGGCGGGCAGCAGCAGCGGGTGGCCGTCGCCCGCGCGCTGGCCTTCCGGCCGCAGCTGCTGCTGATGGACGAGCCGCTCGGCGCGCTGGACCGCGAGCTGCGCATGCGCATGGCCGTGGAACTGCGCCGGCTGCACCAGGAGGCGGCGGCGACGACCGTCTACGTCACCCACGACCGGGAGGAGGCGCTGACCCTCTCGGACTGGATCGTCATCATGCACGACGGGCGCATCGACGCGACGGGCACCGCCGAGGAGCTCTACACCCGCCCGCGCAACGGGTTCGTCGCGAGCTTCTTCGGCGGGCACAACGTCGCCGAGGCCACCCTCGCCGGCGTCACCGGCGGCCGGGCGCGCGTCGGGTTCGCGGGCCGTGACATCGAGGTCGCGTGCGGGCAGCCGCTGGAGTCCGCCGAGCGGGTCGGCCTCAGCATCCCCGAGGAGGCGCTCAGCCTGGCGCCGGCCGGGTCGGCGCCGGCCCGCCTCGACCTGCACGTGCTCGACGACCTGTACCTGGGCAACGCCGTGCGCGTCACCGTCCGCACCGCCGAGGGCGTGCCGCTGCGCGCCACCCTCCCCCGCGACGCCCGGGAGTCGATCCGGCACGGCGGCACGCTGACGGCCTACCTCGACACGACCCAGGTGGTGGCGGTGCCCCATGAGCGGTAG
- a CDS encoding ABC transporter permease, whose translation MSRRTRTRGWQSTFSGLTGLGLIAPFLVAAGVFILYPFVELLRTAFGEPDGFGNFSDFFHSPAARRTLWTTCVTSLIVTVIVVVVGAVLAWSLRTTRSRATRMVIALAVFMPLWMGAVMKIYVFTVLLERFGVVNRTLTSLGVIDEPMQLLRTRFAVVAGMTYQMLPYAVLPLYAVYVTIDLNLVQAAESMGASRVRALRDVVAPLALPGLLASTVIVYVICIGYYLTPVLLGGATAPFTASLIADDIFNLFEPQQAAVASVLLLIVAALVILGGLRLVGKERMRRALG comes from the coding sequence ATGAGCCGCCGAACACGCACCAGGGGATGGCAGTCCACGTTCTCCGGCCTGACCGGGCTGGGGCTGATCGCACCGTTCCTCGTCGCCGCCGGCGTGTTCATCCTCTACCCGTTCGTCGAGCTGCTGCGGACGGCCTTCGGCGAACCCGACGGATTCGGGAACTTCAGCGACTTCTTCCACAGCCCGGCGGCGCGGCGCACGCTGTGGACGACCTGCGTCACCTCGCTGATCGTCACGGTGATCGTCGTGGTGGTCGGCGCCGTGCTGGCCTGGTCGCTGCGCACGACCAGGAGCCGGGCGACCCGCATGGTCATCGCGCTGGCGGTGTTCATGCCGCTGTGGATGGGAGCGGTGATGAAGATCTACGTCTTCACCGTGCTCCTGGAACGCTTCGGCGTGGTCAACCGGACCCTGACGTCGCTCGGCGTCATCGACGAGCCGATGCAGCTGCTGCGCACCCGGTTCGCGGTGGTGGCCGGCATGACCTACCAGATGCTGCCCTACGCGGTGCTGCCGCTGTACGCGGTCTACGTCACCATCGACCTGAACCTCGTCCAGGCCGCCGAGAGCATGGGCGCCTCGCGGGTGCGGGCGCTGCGGGACGTGGTGGCGCCGCTGGCGCTGCCCGGGCTGCTGGCCTCGACGGTGATCGTCTACGTGATCTGCATCGGCTACTACCTGACACCCGTCCTGCTCGGCGGGGCCACGGCGCCGTTCACCGCGAGCCTCATCGCCGACGACATCTTCAACCTGTTCGAACCCCAGCAGGCCGCGGTGGCCTCGGTGCTGCTGCTGATCGTCGCCGCCCTGGTCATCCTCGGCGGGCTGCGCCTGGTGGGCAAGGAGCGGATGCGGAGGGCACTCGGATGA
- a CDS encoding extracellular solute-binding protein encodes MSSQRMHARGGRERPGRLTVLVAGALAAAVAATAAGCGSGSDSGGGSGRTLVIAGWGGSFTAANKEFFYDQFEKDTGIKVTIATPGGGFAAKVAAQRAGNNVEWDLLEAPGGDTSKLVLDGNLEKFPPSLVTDISPVVADGAIRPSPSEPYYLDHGGTVNLIGCNTKLVKKCPTNPREFFDVKSFPGTRGITANNPIFTSLFALEGDGVAPQQFFPVDVPRAMNALKRIKPNVPVWSTSPAQMQQAVVDGEVAIMQAPNTVLVSAMKQVPELKLFWNGGLLFDEGWCVTKGAKNKDAAFEFIKWYANHRENQAKFTEKIYSGTGGRDMEKYLSPEVVKNLPINKTGVTLVDGKAGAKQQQELGKALREILVG; translated from the coding sequence ATGTCTTCCCAGAGAATGCACGCCCGCGGCGGGCGCGAGAGGCCCGGCCGGCTGACGGTCCTCGTGGCGGGGGCGCTCGCGGCGGCCGTCGCGGCCACGGCCGCCGGCTGCGGTTCGGGCTCCGACTCCGGCGGCGGCTCCGGCCGCACCCTGGTCATCGCGGGCTGGGGCGGGTCGTTCACGGCCGCGAACAAGGAGTTCTTCTACGACCAGTTCGAAAAGGACACCGGGATCAAGGTGACCATCGCCACGCCCGGCGGCGGCTTCGCGGCCAAGGTCGCCGCGCAGCGCGCCGGGAACAACGTCGAGTGGGACCTGCTGGAGGCGCCGGGCGGGGACACCTCGAAGCTCGTCCTGGACGGCAACCTCGAGAAGTTCCCCCCGTCGCTGGTCACCGACATCTCGCCCGTGGTCGCCGACGGCGCGATCCGGCCCAGCCCCTCGGAGCCGTACTACCTCGACCACGGCGGCACGGTGAACCTCATCGGCTGCAACACCAAGCTGGTGAAGAAGTGCCCCACGAACCCGCGTGAGTTCTTCGACGTGAAGTCCTTCCCCGGGACGAGGGGCATCACCGCGAACAACCCCATCTTCACCAGCCTGTTCGCCTTGGAGGGCGACGGGGTCGCGCCCCAGCAGTTCTTCCCCGTCGACGTCCCCCGGGCGATGAACGCCCTCAAGAGGATCAAGCCGAACGTCCCGGTGTGGTCGACGAGCCCGGCGCAGATGCAGCAGGCCGTGGTGGACGGCGAGGTCGCGATCATGCAGGCGCCGAACACCGTGCTGGTGTCGGCGATGAAGCAGGTCCCGGAACTGAAGCTCTTCTGGAACGGCGGCCTGCTCTTCGACGAGGGCTGGTGCGTCACCAAGGGCGCCAAGAACAAGGACGCCGCCTTCGAGTTCATCAAGTGGTACGCCAACCACCGGGAGAACCAGGCGAAGTTCACCGAGAAGATCTACAGCGGCACCGGCGGGCGCGACATGGAGAAGTACCTGTCGCCCGAGGTCGTGAAGAACCTGCCGATCAACAAGACCGGCGTCACCCTCGTCGACGGCAAGGCCGGGGCCAAGCAGCAGCAGGAGCTCGGGAAGGCGCTCCGCGAGATCCTCGTCGGCTGA
- a CDS encoding TauD/TfdA family dioxygenase has product MSTQVLNRPVTGPNVWTAADLPSDEAFVRHLTPAELDAADEALAAAAGRPVHGPARGDLPAPGLAGLAADLVERLENGAGYVVLRGLPLGTRYSPEQASRIQWTLARHIGEVVPQNRDGDLAEVLEDPRHPAQRSGSHASKAGAPFHTDPADVTGYLCLAPARSGGARVVASTATIYNALVAEHPEWLELVYRDFATDWDGRQPDGEPGWSPRPIFSVAGGALTCSLSPKRIISAMRFEEVPRLNAEEMTCLMYLESLLRRPGTAVHVEPRPGDMEFVNNHTVIHSRTGFVDDPSDPGHRRRLQRLWISRGADGRPLVPALRRWRAGIA; this is encoded by the coding sequence GTGAGCACGCAAGTACTGAACCGGCCGGTGACCGGCCCGAACGTGTGGACCGCCGCCGACCTGCCGTCCGACGAGGCGTTCGTGCGGCACCTCACCCCCGCCGAGCTGGACGCCGCCGACGAGGCGCTCGCCGCGGCGGCCGGCCGCCCGGTCCACGGGCCGGCGCGCGGGGACCTTCCCGCCCCCGGCCTCGCCGGGTTGGCCGCCGACCTGGTCGAGAGGCTTGAGAACGGCGCGGGCTACGTGGTCCTGCGCGGCCTCCCGCTCGGGACGCGGTACTCGCCCGAGCAGGCGTCGCGGATCCAGTGGACGCTCGCCCGGCACATCGGCGAGGTCGTGCCGCAGAACCGCGACGGCGACCTGGCCGAGGTCCTGGAGGACCCCCGCCACCCCGCCCAGCGGAGCGGGAGCCACGCCAGCAAGGCGGGCGCGCCGTTCCACACCGACCCCGCCGACGTCACGGGCTACCTGTGCCTGGCCCCGGCCCGGAGCGGCGGCGCACGCGTGGTGGCCAGCACCGCGACGATCTACAACGCCCTGGTCGCCGAGCATCCCGAATGGCTGGAGCTGGTCTACCGGGACTTCGCCACCGACTGGGACGGCCGGCAGCCCGACGGCGAGCCCGGCTGGAGCCCGCGGCCGATCTTCTCCGTCGCCGGCGGCGCGCTGACCTGCTCGCTGTCGCCCAAGCGGATCATCAGCGCGATGCGGTTCGAGGAGGTCCCGCGGCTGAACGCCGAGGAGATGACCTGCCTGATGTACCTGGAGTCGCTGCTGCGCCGCCCGGGGACGGCGGTCCACGTGGAGCCGCGGCCCGGCGACATGGAGTTCGTCAACAACCACACGGTGATCCACTCGCGTACCGGGTTCGTCGACGACCCGTCGGACCCCGGCCACCGGCGCCGGCTTCAGCGCCTGTGGATCAGCCGCGGCGCCGACGGGCGGCCGCTGGTGCCGGCCCTGCGGCGGTGGCGGGCGGGGATCGCGTGA
- a CDS encoding acetate--CoA ligase family protein, producing the protein MSGSGRTYRQPALADLLDPKSIVIVGLSARPGSTGGRILGNLRRSGFGGAVYGVHPSGRDVGAVPVYRSLAEVPDTPTVALVCTPGDSVAGLVEQAGEKGCRGVVVYASGFEETAGGAERAARLRELAGRYGMSLVGPNCMGVFNPGRGLWLTGAGYGADLRPGPVAVVSQSGSGCILLAGSGRLGFSYVVSSGNETVTGLADYLDYLVQDPSTRAVGLVVEGLSDAEGVMAAVRKGHDHGVAVVALKVGRTELGARNVASHTGAIAGDARAYEAFCRRAGIVAAADFDELTEALVALSTLRTRPAGDRVAFVGLSGGETGLVADVAADFGALPGDAGDRPADDEGGRGGGGGGPLRLARLSPGTRDELARILPDFATIANPLDGTGQLVGDPERFGRLAAAVAADEGVDLLTVILDAPPSLGERLAGSYTRLLETLPGVRRSTGTPVMVLSNYGGGLHPFAAVALAGSDIPVVHGTRAGMAAVAAVTTVAAHARAAPDGAPSAAVADTAAGAAADDGRRAASLAAVRQALDASPAGQVPHDVLADLAGRYGLRLPRRVIAESAGGAAAAAGSVGYPVVLKTASPKVVHKSDLGGVAVGLSTPSQVRGAYEAVTASVARHLGEPAPRVMVEEMVTGGVEAFVGCGLDPVFGQVLALGAGGTLVELQPDPALALPPVSSREVRRMVDGTPLARLFAGYRGAPPADADAFAGLVLRVARMAADLREAEVEIDLNPVAVLPEGQGVRVLDLRIVAASGRTAP; encoded by the coding sequence ATGAGCGGTAGCGGCCGGACCTACCGCCAGCCCGCGCTGGCGGACCTGCTCGACCCGAAGAGCATCGTGATCGTCGGGCTGTCGGCGCGGCCGGGCTCGACCGGCGGCCGGATCCTCGGCAACCTCCGGCGGTCGGGCTTCGGCGGCGCGGTCTACGGCGTCCATCCGAGCGGCCGGGACGTCGGCGCCGTCCCGGTGTACCGGTCGCTGGCCGAGGTGCCCGACACCCCGACGGTGGCGCTCGTCTGCACACCCGGCGACAGCGTGGCGGGGCTGGTCGAGCAGGCCGGTGAGAAGGGCTGCCGGGGTGTCGTCGTCTACGCCTCGGGGTTCGAGGAGACCGCCGGCGGCGCGGAGCGTGCCGCCCGGCTGCGGGAGCTGGCGGGCCGCTACGGCATGAGCCTGGTCGGCCCGAACTGCATGGGGGTGTTCAACCCCGGCCGCGGCCTGTGGCTGACCGGGGCCGGCTACGGCGCGGACCTGCGCCCCGGGCCGGTCGCCGTGGTGTCCCAGTCGGGCTCGGGATGCATCCTGCTGGCCGGTTCCGGGCGGCTCGGGTTCTCCTACGTCGTCTCCAGCGGCAACGAGACCGTGACCGGCCTGGCCGACTACCTCGACTACCTCGTCCAGGATCCGTCCACCCGGGCGGTCGGCCTGGTGGTGGAGGGGCTCAGCGACGCCGAGGGCGTCATGGCCGCGGTCCGGAAGGGACACGACCACGGCGTCGCGGTGGTGGCCCTGAAGGTGGGCCGGACGGAGCTGGGCGCGCGCAACGTCGCCTCCCACACCGGCGCGATCGCCGGGGACGCGCGGGCCTACGAGGCGTTCTGCCGGCGGGCCGGGATCGTCGCGGCCGCCGACTTCGACGAGCTGACCGAGGCGCTGGTGGCGCTGTCCACCCTGCGCACCCGCCCCGCCGGGGACCGGGTCGCGTTCGTCGGGCTGTCCGGTGGCGAGACGGGTCTGGTCGCGGACGTCGCCGCCGATTTCGGGGCCCTGCCTGGCGACGCGGGAGACCGTCCCGCCGACGACGAGGGCGGCAGGGGCGGCGGGGGCGGCGGGCCGCTGCGGCTCGCGCGGCTGTCGCCGGGGACCCGCGATGAGCTCGCGCGGATCCTGCCGGACTTCGCGACGATCGCCAACCCGCTCGACGGGACCGGGCAGCTGGTGGGCGATCCCGAGCGGTTCGGGCGGCTCGCGGCGGCCGTGGCCGCCGACGAGGGGGTCGACCTCCTCACCGTCATCCTGGACGCGCCGCCGTCACTGGGCGAGCGGCTGGCCGGCTCCTACACCCGCCTGCTGGAGACCCTTCCGGGCGTCCGGCGGAGCACGGGCACGCCGGTCATGGTGCTGTCGAACTACGGCGGCGGGCTGCACCCGTTCGCCGCCGTGGCGCTGGCCGGATCGGACATCCCCGTCGTCCACGGCACCCGCGCCGGCATGGCGGCGGTGGCCGCGGTGACCACCGTGGCGGCGCACGCCCGCGCCGCGCCGGACGGCGCACCGTCCGCGGCGGTGGCCGACACGGCGGCAGGCGCGGCGGCCGACGACGGGCGGCGGGCGGCGTCCCTGGCGGCGGTGCGGCAGGCGCTCGACGCCTCCCCCGCCGGGCAGGTGCCGCACGACGTGCTCGCCGACCTGGCCGGGCGGTACGGGCTGCGGCTGCCGCGGCGGGTCATCGCCGAGTCGGCCGGCGGCGCGGCCGCGGCGGCCGGCTCGGTCGGGTACCCGGTCGTGCTCAAGACCGCGTCGCCGAAGGTGGTGCACAAGAGCGACCTCGGCGGCGTCGCGGTCGGGCTGTCCACGCCGTCGCAGGTGCGCGGGGCCTACGAGGCCGTCACCGCGTCGGTGGCGCGGCACCTCGGCGAGCCGGCGCCGCGGGTCATGGTGGAGGAGATGGTCACCGGCGGCGTCGAGGCGTTCGTCGGGTGCGGGCTCGACCCGGTGTTCGGGCAGGTGCTGGCGCTCGGCGCCGGCGGGACGCTCGTCGAGCTGCAACCGGACCCGGCGCTGGCGCTGCCGCCGGTGTCGTCCCGCGAGGTGCGGCGGATGGTGGACGGCACGCCGCTGGCGCGCCTGTTCGCCGGCTACCGCGGTGCCCCGCCGGCCGACGCCGACGCGTTCGCCGGCCTCGTCCTTCGCGTCGCGCGGATGGCCGCCGACCTACGCGAGGCCGAGGTGGAGATCGACCTGAACCCGGTCGCCGTGCTGCCGGAGGGACAGGGCGTGCGGGTGCTCGACCTGCGGATCGTCGCCGCGTCCGGGCGGACGGCGCCATGA
- a CDS encoding enoyl-CoA hydratase/isomerase family protein produces MDYATILYEVDDAVATITLNRPEVMNALSFDLERELHDALRRAGADPDVRAIVLTGAGRAFCSGYDMSAATGQNQSGPASRYPSDVIADWYERNYEELDHLREIWSLSKPVIAAVNGWCMGGGFWYSLACDITIASTDAVFAQPEVRMTSSSIFLFAALCGWKSANRYALTGDHFDAAEALRIGVVNEVVEPGELLAAARRLGRRIALVPEASVRLNKAITMLGLRAAGLDSGLLLNGALNALAHSSYGPQRERLNEAKAEGGLRAFLGARDDPFRPEPFGPRSAKPGE; encoded by the coding sequence GTGGACTACGCAACGATCCTGTACGAGGTGGACGACGCCGTCGCCACCATCACCCTCAACCGGCCCGAGGTCATGAACGCCCTGTCGTTCGACCTGGAACGGGAACTGCACGACGCCCTGCGCCGCGCCGGCGCCGACCCGGACGTCCGCGCGATCGTTCTGACCGGGGCGGGCCGGGCGTTCTGCTCCGGCTACGACATGTCCGCGGCCACAGGCCAGAACCAGTCCGGCCCCGCGTCCCGCTACCCGTCGGACGTCATCGCCGACTGGTACGAGCGCAACTACGAGGAGCTCGACCACCTCAGGGAGATCTGGAGCCTGTCCAAGCCGGTGATCGCCGCGGTCAACGGCTGGTGCATGGGCGGCGGGTTCTGGTACAGCCTGGCCTGCGACATCACCATCGCCTCCACAGACGCGGTCTTCGCCCAGCCCGAGGTGCGGATGACCTCCAGCTCCATCTTCCTGTTCGCGGCGCTGTGCGGGTGGAAGAGCGCCAACCGCTACGCCCTGACCGGCGACCACTTCGACGCCGCCGAGGCGCTGCGCATCGGCGTGGTCAACGAGGTCGTCGAGCCCGGCGAGCTGCTGGCGGCGGCGCGGCGGCTGGGCCGGCGCATCGCGCTGGTGCCCGAGGCGTCGGTGCGGCTGAACAAGGCGATCACCATGCTGGGCCTGCGCGCGGCCGGCCTCGACAGCGGCCTGCTGCTCAACGGCGCGCTCAACGCGCTGGCCCACTCCTCCTACGGGCCGCAGCGCGAACGGCTCAACGAGGCGAAGGCCGAGGGCGGCCTGCGGGCGTTCCTCGGCGCCCGCGACGACCCGTTCCGTCCCGAGCCGTTCGGGCCGAGGTCCGCGAAGCCGGGCGAATAG